The Triticum urartu cultivar G1812 chromosome 6, Tu2.1, whole genome shotgun sequence genome includes the window TCTCATGCCAACATCAGTTCAACGCGCGGCCGTGGGTTGTCAAGGCATGCCTGCTGTGTTGATCGGGGATTCCCTTTACTTGCTGCTCTCTGACGGTGGTATAACTGTAATTCTTGAGGTTGATTTGAATAGGCAGAGCCTAGCTTTGATACAGGTGCCACTGTGTATGCTTGCCTATGGTCATTACAGGGACTTTCTGACACTTATGCGAGCAGAGGGTGGCGGGCTGGGTTTACTCTGCAAGAAAGGCTTCACCGCCAAATTATGGAAGAGGAATGCTGGTTGTGATGGTGTTGCTTCGTGGGTGCTGGGAAGAACTATTAGACTGGACAAGCTACTTTCCCTGAATTTAGAGATAAAGCACATACAGAGGATAGCGTATGCCGAGGAAAATAATGTGGCTTTCTTGCGGACAGTTTCCGGTATCTTCATGGTCCAGCTTGAGTCATTGCAGTTCAGTAAACTTCCTGAAAACAACAACTGTGCTATCTGTTATCCATTAGAAAGTGTCTATGCTGCAGGTAAAACCATGTATTCAAACTCTGGTTATAACAAATCTATGTTGATTTTCGATAATTATTGATGGAATATGCCGTTCACATCCTTTTGTGTTAAGCTAAACATCTTAAGTAGCGTCATATTACTTGTTTCTTTTGCTGCTTGATGACCTCTTCAACATATAGCGCAGGAATTTTTCTTCTAGCTCGACTTCTTCCTCTTTTCATATCTTTACCTTTGATAATGAGTTTTATTTCTTTAGTAGGTACAATAACACTATTCTTAGGAGCTACTTTAGCTCTTGCTCAGAGAGATATTAAAAGAAGCTTAGCCTATTCTACAATGTCTCAATTGGGTTATATGATGTTAGCTCTAGATATTCACCAGAACCTCAATTAGTTCTGCAGTTCTTCTGCAGTTAAGTGGTGGCAGAATGAAATACATCCTGTTTCATGTTTTTCTTTTTGTTATAATTTTGCCACTTCCTACATTGCCTTTGATTATTTTTTTGTGGTTATGGATCCATCAGGTCGTAGTGTGATTTATATGTTCTTCTCCGCGTCAGTGACTGACAACTAACTATACCTGAGCATACTAAATTTATATGAGCTTATCGCAATGCCATTTCACATTATATTGCTGCTTATTTTGGATCATTGTGATACCTAGTGAACTAATTATTGTAACAAAATTTTGAAGAGCATGCCTTCGTGAAATGTTGTACCACTGTTTATCATTCTACTTGCAGTTAAGTATTGCTGATTTGTGGACAGTTATTCTAGTTTTAGGCCGTTTGCTTAAATATTGTCTCAGCACCTCTCATTGTTAGTTGCATGTGCAATCGGAGTCATACAAAATCAGCTCAATGGTATAAAACTTTAACGGCTTTTCCATGAATGCATGATACAAATTTAGTTTGATTGATGTAGTCATTGCCCTGCAGGTATCTAGAGTTACGCTCTGGTGGCTGAGATGCAGAAGGGGGCAAGGGGCTTGTTTGCTGCGACCCACAAGGAAAATTTGCCCTCTATTTAGGATGCACTAGTCAGCTGTGAAATGGACCTGTAGGATTTAGTTGCTCATTTTGATCAACCCGGTTTATATCTAATTTCTGTAGTCAATTGGCCAACTGGGCATGATGACATAATGAGCTTGTTACTATTAATTAGTACCTTTCATCTGATCttgcttgcattttgtgtgttctcatATTTTCATTGTTATGTTTTGATTGTGTTCCGTGTTATATTAGGTAGATGCCCCattttgtgtgtttgtttttaCCTGGTTCTACTAATGAGTGTTGAGTTCTTTTGCTTTCCCTGAGATTCAGGAAAGGCTTGGATAAGATTGCTAAGGCTTGGAGTACGAAATAAACATGCCACTTTGAGATATGCAAAATTTCACACAAGTGGTGCGCCGACACGCGAAACTCATTTTATTGATTGCTTCGGCAATCACTGCCATTCAACATCATATGATCCCATGATCTATATGTTCAGATCTTTATTTTGAAGGTCACTTGGCGTTAGTTATTGCCCCACCTCTTATTGCACTCAGCTATACAATCCGCAACACTTTATGCATCTGCAAAATAGCCAAGACGAGCACAAGATCCTCAGACCAGATGGTGATCCTTCTGTGTAACAATAAAAAAAAGAGAGCATATTGCCTCGATGTTCAGGAGAATTCATCTACAAATAGAGCAAATGCAATGCAGCTATACAGTGAGGTGGTCTGTTGGTCTTATAGGTCGGCCCCACCAACTGGTCGCAGATGGAGTCCGTGCTGCAGACCATGATGCATGCGGTGAGGGTGTCCTAGTCGACGCCGTCGCAGTTGCAGAGCCACCAAGAGGCTGTGCCTGCACCCATCGTGGCACTGCTGGTAACAGTCGCAGAAGGACATGGCGGCCACCTGCTGCTTGGATGGCACTGACATGATCAGGAGCATGATGCACAGGGTGGCAATGGCGGCCGCCCTCTTCTTCACTTCCATCTCCTCTCCTTTCCTCAGACAAgctatgacaagagaagaggaAGGGAACTGCTGTGGGAGTTTTCAGGTGACTGATGGCTCTCTTATTCAGTCAGAGTGTGTGGCCTCTTACATATTGGAGTTCCAAGGGCAATACCGACATTTGACCTGGATAATTTTTAGTGTAACACGACGAAGTATTTCAGTGTTTTCTAGCACATCAAATTATCCACAATTTCAGGTTTGGTTGTTTTGTAGCCAGTTTTGCCATGGTATCAATTTCCTGAACAAGATGGTGCCCTCTGCCAATTAGTAGCCCCTAGTGGAGCACCTGAAAATAACCTTGGATCTTAAACCGATTAGACAAGCGCATGCTACTCATCTTTCTATTTTCCTTGTGAAGAGGCCTGTGCTGATGTAGTAAGAAAACCGAATGCAGGTTTTCATACAATGCTGTTTAGTACTAGTAGCAAGGGACAGATTGATATATTAAGTTCCTGGAGATGTAAAGTGTCTGCCAGGAAAGACACCTCCTGTGAATTGAATTTGCACAATTCTCTTTTTCTTTAACAAAATTTACATCTATTCAGTAGCAATGCTACTGGGATAGTTTTCAATTTTTGAGATATGGTGAAGGCTTCGGTGTGTTGGCTAATGTTTGAATTTAAATTATTTGATGAGTTAAATATACAGATGATGTATAAACGGGAGTGTGTTCTTCGGTGTGTTGGGTCTTGGGTCTTGGGTGTGTGATTGTCTTTGTCGTTAAAAAACTATGTATGATACATGGATATGTTGTGTTGCTCCTCTTGACATGGGGATGGGGTGAACGAATCTCACACAGTAGAATCTTCTCTTTTGGTTAGTCTGGTAGATATGGAAATTGCCTGTAAGTTGTATCTTTTTTACTGAAATGTAACTATACATATGAATATATCTAGTGTTGGGGAGTTTGCTTACATATTTTCTTAGCATATCTCTCATTGTTATTTTTTTACATTGTCATTGTGTAATCAGATTTTTCTTCTTTCCTACTCCAAAGAACGCATTATATGCCCACTGATCATTTAGCCTCTATTGGAACAGATATTGCCAAAAACTCCCAAGTTGAAGGTGTGCCTCAAATTACCTTTGTTCTCTGTTTCTAATGTTAGTTTTGTCTAATAACTCTGGTGATTTCACGTCGGAACTTTTGGCACTATTTTGAAGATGGTGTAGCTAATGTTTACTGTTTGAGCCATTCAAAATCTACATATATGACTTCAATGGCTTTCCATGAATGTGTTGTACAGATTGGTTTGACTGATGCCATGATTGCCCTGCAGGTATCCAGAGTTACGGCCAAGATGCAGAAGTGGCTTGTTCGCTAGCTTCGATTAGTTAGTATCTTTCAATTGATCTTGCTTGCCTTCATTAGTATGTGTTAATCTTTTCACTGTTTTCTTTGATTCTGCATCAGATTTCTAGTTAGGCCCCATTTTCTGCGTTTGTTCTTGGTGAATGTTTATCTGGTTCTCACTGATGAATTTCAAATTATTTTGCTTTCTTAACATTTAGGCAAGGTTTGGATGAGTTTGCTGTAGTCAATTTGCCAATTCAGATGAAGACATAACGACTTGCTTGTATTAATCAGTACTTTTCGGTTGATCTTGCTTGCTTGCATGGTATGTCTGTTCATATTTTCACTGTTTCTGTGTTGCATCTGGTGGGGAGAATTCCTCGTCAGatttatgcttatgtcccatcTTGTGTTTTTGTTTTTGTGAGTTGCTTGCTTTCACTGGTATTCAGGGACGGCTCGGATGCGTGTTTGAATTCTTGTAGCATGTGTTAACTTCTTACGAAATAAATATGCCACTTTGAGATTTGCAAAAATATTCAGAAAAGTGGCACCGACGCACACGGAACACATTTTATTGATTGGTTCAGCAGTGACAGGCGTTCAACATCATATGATCCCATGATCCACAGTTTCTTCAGCTCTTTATTTTGAAGGTTACTTGGCGTTAATTATTGCCCCCACCTCTTGTTGCACTCAGCTATACAATCCGCAACACCTTGTGCATCTGCAAAATCATCAAGACGAGCACAAGATCATCAGAACAGATGGTGATTTTTTTCATGTCAACAGAGCAGACATCAATGGTCATGAGAAATTCATCTATAAACGAAGCAAATGCAATGCAAGTAAGGGGGTCCGTCGTCTTACATGTTGGTGCAGAGTCCGTGCTGCAGACCATGATGCACGCGGCAAGGGTGTCCTCCCGGTCGCCGACGTCGCAGTTGCCAGCACAGTTGACGTTGcagagccaccaagggacgctctgCCTGCACCCGGGGTAGCACTGCCGGTAACAGTCGCAGAAGGACATGGCGGACACCCGCTGCTGGGATGGCACTGACATGATGAGGAGCATGCAGATGGCGGCAAtggtggccgccctcttctttgCCTCCATCTCCTCTCCTTCGTCGGACGAGAAGAGAAAAGAAAGGGAACTGATGTGGAAGTTTTCAGGTGGTTCTCTTAGCCTGTTAAGAGTGTCAAGTCTCTTATATATTGGTGTTCCGAGGGCAATATCGACATTTGACCTGGATAGATTGTAGTGTAACGCAACAAAGTACTTCAGTATTTTCCAGCAAATTAAATGACCCACGATTTCAGGTCTGGTTGTTTTGTAGCCAGTTTTGCCATGGTATTAATTTCCACAGCAAGATGGTGCCTACTGCCAATTACTAGCCCCTAGTGGAGCACCTGAAATAACCTTGGATCTTAAACAGATTAGACAAGCTCATGCTGCCCATCTTTCTATTTTATCTGTTAAGAGACCTGTGCTGATGTAGACAGAAAACCGAATGCAGTGAGTAGCAGTTTTCATACAATTGCCGACTCAATTAGTAGTAGTGATGTAGTGAGGGAGAGATTGCTATTTTAAGTGCCTGGAAATGTGAACTCTCTGTCAGGTGGAGATTGTTTTCATGTGGACAGAAAACCGAATACAGCCTCTAGATTAATTGTGCTGATGTAGACCTACTCCCTCcctcccataatataagagcattttcATACAATGCTCTTTAGTAGTAGTGAGGGAGAGATTGCCATTTTAAGTGCCTGGACATGTGAACTGTCTGCCTGGAAAGGCATCCCCTATGAACTGAATTTGCACAATTCTCTTTTTCTTCAACAAAATTTGCATATGTTAAGTAGCAATGCCACTGTGATAGTTCATTTCTTTTTTGAGATATGGTGAATGCTTTGGTGAGCTGGCTaatgtttgaatttgaattcttTGATGAGTTAAACATACAGATAATGTTACATGGGCGTGTGTGCTTCAGTGTGTTGGGTGTGTGATTATTGTCATCGTTGAGAAACTATGTGTGCTACGGGACATGTTGTGTTGCTCCTCTCGACATGCTCAGGAATGGGGTGGATGAATCTCGCACAGTGGAATCTTCTGTTTTGATCGGTCTGGTAGATACGAGAAATTGCTTGTAAGTTCTATTTTTTTCTACTGAAATGTGACTACAAATGAATGTATCTAGTGTTAGGCAGTTTGCTTACATATTTTCTTAGCTTATCTCTCATTTATAGCATATGGCATTGGTTATTTTTTAATCCAAACTGTATGTAGCTTTCTTTGTGACAATCTAACTCTCAAATTTtgtatgtactccctccgtcccatagtATAAGTATAAGAGCGTTTTTTACACTACACCAGTGTCAGAAATGCTCTTATAtctgggacagagggagtagatgTTTAGCACTATAAATATTTAACACATGATCAAATTGGACTTCGATTCACCGTTATATTGATTTCATCACGAACTGCACTTTTTACGGAATAAGTATTACATATCATTAGAAGTAGTGGTCAAAGTATTGTTTTTGATACTGTGTAGGGCAAAACTGACATCTATTTTGGACCGAAGGAAGTAGTGGTCAAAGTATTGTTTTTGATCCTGTAGTTGATGCTTCTACTTGTATGAATTGTATTAAATTCGATTTGGTAGCAACTTGCTATCATGTGTATTTCTAAAAGGTATTTCCGGTGAGCTAGAAACCATATTTTTCTGCTTTCCTACTCCATAAACGCATTATATGCCTATTGATCGTTTACTCTCTATTGGCACCAGATGTTGCCAAAAACTTCCAAGTTAAAGGTGTGCCTCAAATTACCTATTACCGATTACCTATAATTCTGTGGTGATTTCACGCCGGAGCTTTTGGCACAATTTTCAAGATTGTTTAGCTAATGTTTACTGTTTGAGAGATACAAATCTACAGATATGACTTTAACAGCTTTCCATGAATGTCTTGTACAGATTGGTTTGACTGATGCCATGATCTCTCTGCAGGTATCTAGAGTTACCTTCCGGTGTTCAAGATGCAGAAGTCGCTTGTTCACTTGCTTCTGTTAATTAGTTAGTACTCCGTGCCTTTCAATTGATCTTGCTTGCCTTCATTAGGTATGAGTTCATCATTTCACTGTTTTCTTTGATTCTGCTTCAGGTTTCTATTTAGGCCCTGTTTTCTGCGTTTGTTCTTGGTGATTGTTTATCTGGTTCTCACTGATGAATTTTGAATCATTTTTCTTTCGTTATTTAGGCAGGCTGGAATGAGTGTTAATGTTTGTATTTTTTAATGTGTTAACCTTATATGTCGCTTATTCCTCTTAAAAAGAAGATAAATAGTTTGCTCTTCCCATCTGGACAGAGGAAAGTAATATTGTAGATGAATCAAAATAAGCAGGGTTTGCACATGCATCGATAATCTTAAGATTGGCAAATTTTCACACAAGTGATGCACCAAAGCGAAGCACATTTTATTGACTGATGCAGCAACCACAGCTGTTCGACATCATATTTTTATGATCCCATGACCGACCTGCTCGCAGCCCTTCAAGGTTAGTTGGCGCCACCCGCCGCCCACATATCGTGGCAGACATTCCTGCAAACCTCAACATCTGCAAAATAGTCCAAGATCATCAGAACAGGCGGTTCCTTTTCCCTCAGTGAAAAGAACACATTCTATCAATATATCCCCCACAAAAGAAAATATTCTACCACTGTACATGATAATTCATACATAAACAGTGCAAACGCATCCATACAGTTTGTGTGAAAAAACACATATTCTATCGATGCAAGACAGGTGGTTAGTGTCTTACCGACTGACGGCCCT containing:
- the LOC125517355 gene encoding uncharacterized protein LOC125517355 encodes the protein MEAKKRAATIAAICMLLIMSVPSQQRVSAMSFCDCYRQCYPGCRQSVPWWLCNVNCAGNCDVGDREDTLAACIMVCSTDSAPTYAQGVADCIAECNKRWGQ